In Shewanella sp. VB17, a single genomic region encodes these proteins:
- the mraY gene encoding phospho-N-acetylmuramoyl-pentapeptide-transferase: protein MLVYLAEYLTQFYTGFNVFSYVTFRAILGLMTALMFSLWWGPKMIARLQMLQIGQIVRNDGPESHFSKRGTPTMGGILILAGVFISVLLWGDLGSRYVWVVLFVLGSFGLIGFIDDYRKVVRKDTKGLIAKWKYILQSFAALVIAFYLYSSAEMMGETQLVVPFFKDIMPQLGGFFIVLAYFTIVGSSNAVNLTDGLDGLAIMPTVMVAAAFALIAYLSGHVQFANYLHIPYLPGAGELVIVCTAIVGAGLGFLWFNTYPAQVFMGDVGSLSLGAALGVIAVLVRQEILLVIMGGVFVMETVSVILQVGSYKLRGQRIFRMAPIHHHYELKGWPEPRVIVRFWIISLFLVLLGLATLKLR from the coding sequence ATGCTGGTTTATCTGGCTGAGTACTTAACCCAGTTTTATACCGGGTTTAACGTTTTTTCTTATGTCACCTTTAGAGCGATCTTAGGGCTAATGACAGCGCTGATGTTTAGTCTCTGGTGGGGACCTAAAATGATTGCTCGTTTGCAGATGCTGCAAATTGGTCAGATCGTACGCAATGATGGCCCTGAATCACATTTCAGCAAGCGTGGTACGCCTACAATGGGCGGTATTCTCATTCTAGCTGGAGTGTTTATTAGTGTACTTCTATGGGGTGATTTAGGCAGTAGATATGTTTGGGTTGTACTTTTTGTACTTGGGAGCTTTGGACTCATAGGCTTTATTGATGACTATCGCAAAGTGGTGCGTAAAGATACTAAGGGGTTAATTGCGAAATGGAAGTATATTCTGCAATCATTTGCCGCTTTGGTTATCGCTTTCTACTTATATTCCTCAGCAGAGATGATGGGGGAGACGCAGTTAGTGGTGCCTTTCTTTAAAGATATTATGCCCCAGCTCGGTGGTTTCTTTATTGTATTAGCTTATTTTACCATCGTTGGTTCGAGTAATGCTGTGAACTTAACTGATGGTTTAGATGGCTTGGCAATCATGCCGACGGTGATGGTGGCGGCTGCATTTGCTTTAATTGCTTATCTTTCAGGTCATGTACAATTTGCAAATTATCTACACATTCCTTATTTGCCTGGTGCCGGAGAGCTCGTGATTGTCTGTACCGCAATTGTAGGTGCAGGCTTGGGTTTCTTGTGGTTTAACACCTATCCCGCTCAAGTGTTTATGGGCGATGTCGGCTCACTTTCTTTAGGGGCGGCACTTGGTGTTATAGCCGTTTTGGTGCGTCAGGAGATTTTGCTAGTCATCATGGGAGGTGTTTTTGTCATGGAGACGGTATCTGTGATCTTACAGGTAGGTTCATACAAATTACGTGGGCAACGGATATTTCGTATGGCTCCTATTCATCATCATTATGAACTGAAAGGTTGGCCAGAGCCTAGAGTGATTGTTCGTTTTTGGATTATCTCTCTCTTTTTAGTCTTACTTGGCTTAGCCACGTTGAAACTAAGGTAA
- the murC gene encoding UDP-N-acetylmuramate--L-alanine ligase, with amino-acid sequence MKNDKEKYSQLRSMIPEMRRVKHIYFVGIGGAGMGGIAEVLVNEGYRLSGSDIAENIVTRRLTSLGAKIHIGHHKEQVHGADVVVVSTAISADNSELLEAKALRIPIVQRAEMLAELMRYRHGVAVAGTHGKTTTTSLIASIYGQADRDPTFVIGGLLNSAGTNARLGSSRYLIAEADESDASFLHLQPMVSVVTNIEADHMDTYEGDFEKLKSTFIDFLHNLPFYGVAVMCVDDLVVRELLPRVGRKVVTYGFSEDADVRALDFIQEGYRSRFTLRRSGIEDVEIMLNLPGQHNVLNALAAIAVASEDDIDDISIIQALVDFQGIGRRFEQLGCFDTDKGEVVLVDDYGHHPSEVAATINAAKLGWPEKRLVMIYQPHRYSRTRDLYDDFVEVLSQVDCLLLLDVYAAGEAAIPGADSRALCRSIRLRGKLDPIFVAEQERLLTLLPDVLQEGDLLLTQGAGSIGTLSKQLATNKLGFKLVNNDLNQS; translated from the coding sequence ATGAAAAATGATAAAGAAAAGTATTCACAATTAAGAAGTATGATCCCTGAGATGAGGCGTGTTAAACACATCTATTTCGTGGGAATAGGTGGCGCAGGTATGGGCGGTATTGCGGAAGTACTGGTTAACGAAGGTTATCGTTTATCTGGTTCTGATATTGCTGAAAATATAGTGACACGTCGATTGACCTCTTTAGGAGCAAAAATTCATATCGGTCATCATAAAGAGCAAGTCCATGGTGCGGATGTGGTGGTGGTGTCGACGGCGATTAGCGCAGATAACTCTGAACTGTTGGAGGCCAAAGCGCTAAGGATCCCTATTGTACAACGAGCAGAAATGCTTGCTGAATTGATGCGCTATCGTCATGGTGTTGCTGTTGCAGGCACTCATGGGAAAACAACGACGACAAGTCTAATTGCCAGTATATATGGGCAAGCAGATCGAGACCCAACTTTTGTTATTGGTGGTTTGCTCAATAGTGCCGGAACGAATGCTCGCTTGGGAAGCAGTCGTTATTTAATCGCAGAAGCTGATGAGAGCGATGCGAGTTTTTTACACCTACAGCCAATGGTAAGTGTTGTTACCAATATCGAAGCCGATCATATGGATACCTATGAAGGAGATTTTGAAAAATTAAAGTCTACCTTTATTGATTTTCTGCACAACCTGCCTTTTTATGGTGTCGCGGTGATGTGTGTTGACGATCTTGTTGTGCGAGAATTACTTCCTAGAGTTGGCCGTAAGGTCGTCACATACGGCTTTAGTGAAGATGCAGACGTCAGAGCGCTTGATTTTATTCAAGAAGGTTACCGCAGCCGCTTTACCTTACGAAGATCGGGTATTGAAGATGTTGAAATCATGCTTAATTTGCCTGGTCAGCATAATGTATTGAATGCGTTAGCTGCTATTGCGGTTGCGAGTGAAGATGATATTGATGATATATCTATCATACAGGCGCTTGTTGACTTCCAAGGCATAGGTCGCCGCTTTGAGCAGCTCGGTTGTTTCGATACAGATAAAGGTGAAGTGGTATTGGTTGATGATTACGGTCATCACCCAAGTGAAGTTGCTGCGACAATCAATGCGGCCAAGTTGGGTTGGCCTGAGAAGCGCCTAGTAATGATTTATCAGCCACATCGTTATAGCAGGACGCGGGATCTTTATGATGATTTTGTCGAAGTCCTATCTCAAGTTGATTGTTTATTGCTACTTGACGTATATGCCGCTGGAGAGGCTGCTATACCAGGAGCAGACAGTCGTGCCTTGTGTCGGTCAATTCGACTACGGGGCAAGCTAGATCCTATTTTTGTTGCTGAGCAGGAGCGACTTCTTACCTTACTACCAGATGTACTACAGGAAGGTGATCTCTTGTTGACCCAAGGTGCAGGCAGTATTGGTACGCTTTCTAAGCAATTAGCAACGAATAAGTTAGGTTTTAAATTGGTCAATAACGATTTGAATCAGAGTTAG
- the murF gene encoding UDP-N-acetylmuramoyl-tripeptide--D-alanyl-D-alanine ligase → MISLTLSQLSQQLNGRLLGDDREIHSVCSDSRFIPKKSLFIALKGDKFDGHDFACLAYENGANALLVSRELPLDIPQVLVNDTQKAMGEMGAYVKGLIQLKSVALTGSNGKTSVKEMVASILSQQHKVLYTQGNFNNEIGVPLTLLRLEGDEEFGVFELGANHAGEIDYTSSLVKPDVALVNNVASAHLEGFGSLAGVAKAKAEIFNHLRLNGTAVINADDAFASVMRDAANQFTQLSFGIDSDADVRAIGLEPDHRGRYKFKLNYLGSSVSVSLPLSGRHQVSNALAAATICLSLGLTLEDILAGLASIEPVKGRMLPLELGRVRIIDDSYNANPSSVNAAIDWLQEVGGFRCLVLGDLGELGDNAARLHAEIGEYAKNQGIDALFSLGKLSENTSSAFGGQHQYELAPLVVCLINMMNQLQGDITVLVKGSRSAKMERVVEALEVAYGQGEFV, encoded by the coding sequence ATGATCAGTTTAACCCTATCTCAGTTGAGTCAGCAGCTTAATGGGCGTTTACTCGGCGATGATAGAGAAATACACAGTGTGTGTAGTGATAGCCGATTTATTCCGAAAAAAAGTCTATTTATTGCTTTAAAAGGCGATAAATTTGATGGTCATGATTTTGCGTGTTTAGCCTATGAAAATGGTGCCAATGCCCTACTTGTTAGTCGTGAATTACCGTTAGATATTCCGCAGGTTTTGGTAAATGACACGCAAAAGGCTATGGGTGAAATGGGGGCTTATGTAAAAGGACTCATTCAACTTAAGTCAGTGGCATTGACAGGTTCGAATGGAAAAACCAGTGTCAAAGAGATGGTTGCTAGCATCTTGTCACAGCAGCATAAAGTACTCTATACACAAGGAAATTTCAATAATGAAATAGGTGTTCCACTGACCTTACTTCGTTTAGAAGGTGATGAAGAATTTGGCGTTTTTGAATTAGGTGCTAATCATGCTGGTGAAATAGATTATACCTCCTCGCTGGTAAAGCCTGATGTTGCATTAGTGAATAACGTGGCTTCTGCGCATCTTGAAGGTTTTGGTTCGTTAGCGGGTGTCGCTAAAGCGAAAGCTGAAATTTTTAATCATTTGAGACTTAATGGAACAGCAGTGATTAATGCAGACGATGCGTTTGCCAGTGTGATGAGGGATGCAGCAAATCAATTTACTCAATTGAGTTTTGGTATTGATTCCGATGCAGATGTAAGGGCGATTGGGCTTGAGCCAGATCATCGAGGTCGATACAAGTTTAAGCTGAACTATCTTGGGAGTTCAGTGTCTGTTAGTTTGCCACTTTCTGGACGTCATCAAGTCAGCAATGCACTTGCTGCAGCGACGATTTGTTTGTCATTAGGTTTAACCCTTGAAGATATACTTGCTGGTCTCGCATCCATTGAACCTGTTAAAGGCAGAATGCTGCCACTTGAGCTAGGCCGAGTTCGAATTATTGATGATAGCTATAACGCTAATCCATCATCTGTTAATGCGGCTATAGACTGGCTTCAGGAGGTGGGCGGATTTCGGTGTTTAGTGCTTGGTGATTTGGGAGAACTCGGTGACAATGCGGCCCGTTTGCATGCAGAGATTGGAGAGTATGCAAAAAATCAGGGGATCGATGCTTTGTTCTCTTTGGGTAAGCTAAGCGAAAATACAAGTAGTGCCTTTGGTGGGCAACACCAGTATGAGTTAGCGCCGTTAGTTGTTTGCTTAATCAATATGATGAACCAGTTGCAGGGGGATATCACTGTGTTAGTCAAGGGTTCGCGTAGCGCTAAAATGGAGCGTGTGGTTGAAGCCTTAGAAGTTGCCTACGGGCAAGGGGAGTTTGTTTAA
- the murG gene encoding undecaprenyldiphospho-muramoylpentapeptide beta-N-acetylglucosaminyltransferase, whose amino-acid sequence MTTLCAEKSILIMAGGTGGHVFPALAVAKYLSQQGWKIRWLGTAERMEARLVPQHGFDIDFIDIKGVRGNGILRKMAAPFKVLRSIMQAREVIKEFKPDVVLGMGGFASGPGGVAARLSRIPLILHEQNAIPGMTNKILSRIASQVLCAFENTFEQAQVEVVGNPIREELIALGRMPKEAIDKDALRVLVVGGSLGAKVFNELMPMVTAGMSQTHLLTVWHQVGKGNLQSVKNEYQRLGLDGSVNVTEFIDDMEAAYRWADVVLCRSGALTVSELAAIGLPSLLVPYPHAVDDHQTKNAQVLVNAGGAFLLPQAILDTNKLIEKLQVLASDRDELTKMGLRAKSAGVVDATQKVADVCIRLAGKN is encoded by the coding sequence ATGACGACTCTCTGTGCGGAGAAAAGTATTTTGATTATGGCAGGTGGAACGGGAGGGCATGTATTTCCTGCGTTAGCTGTCGCTAAATATTTAAGTCAACAAGGTTGGAAAATCCGTTGGCTAGGAACTGCTGAACGTATGGAAGCTCGTTTAGTGCCTCAACACGGCTTTGATATTGATTTTATCGATATTAAGGGAGTTAGAGGCAATGGAATACTGCGAAAAATGGCTGCACCTTTTAAGGTATTACGTTCAATCATGCAAGCACGTGAGGTGATTAAAGAGTTTAAACCCGATGTTGTTTTAGGCATGGGTGGGTTTGCTAGTGGCCCCGGTGGTGTTGCGGCGAGATTATCAAGGATCCCTTTGATATTGCATGAGCAAAATGCGATACCCGGTATGACCAATAAAATATTGTCTCGTATTGCCTCACAGGTCTTGTGTGCTTTTGAGAATACCTTTGAGCAAGCTCAGGTTGAAGTCGTCGGTAATCCTATTCGAGAGGAGTTGATAGCGTTAGGTCGAATGCCGAAAGAAGCTATTGATAAAGATGCATTAAGAGTATTAGTGGTTGGGGGAAGTTTAGGTGCCAAAGTGTTTAATGAACTGATGCCCATGGTGACAGCGGGTATGAGTCAAACACATTTATTAACGGTATGGCATCAGGTTGGGAAGGGAAACCTTCAGTCGGTAAAAAATGAGTATCAACGTTTAGGTTTAGATGGAAGCGTTAACGTTACTGAGTTTATTGACGATATGGAAGCTGCATACCGTTGGGCAGACGTTGTTTTATGTCGTTCTGGTGCATTAACGGTTTCAGAATTGGCAGCGATTGGATTACCAAGTTTACTGGTACCTTACCCGCATGCCGTCGACGACCATCAAACTAAGAATGCACAAGTATTAGTCAATGCTGGTGGCGCTTTTTTATTGCCCCAAGCAATTTTGGACACAAATAAACTGATCGAAAAGTTGCAAGTGTTAGCCTCAGATAGAGATGAGTTGACTAAAATGGGCTTGCGAGCAAAAAGTGCTGGAGTGGTTGATGCTACTCAGAAAGTTGCTGATGTCTGCATTCGGTTAGCAGGAAAGAATTAA
- the ftsW gene encoding cell division protein FtsW, with the protein MHKDERQLSLFGTNVTWRWPNLIKDRDPLGVQLYDRTLLITVLGLISFGFVMVMSASMPEAQSLTGNPYHFVVRHVAYLVGCVLIMATVLQVEMHRWQQFSSTLLLVVGIMLVLVIPFGTSVNGATRWLAIGPIRIQVAELAKLAFAIYMSGYLVRRHQEIRENAKGFYKPIAVFAVYAILILMQPDLGTVVVLFVGTVGLLFLAGARLLDFFALLLTGVMAFVALVLLEPYRMRRVTSFMDPWQDPFGSGYQLTQSLMAYGRGDWFGQGLGNSIQKLEYLPEAHTDFIFAVIGEELGFVGIILVLMALLFVALRAIKLGNLCIQIDKPFEGYLAYAIGIWFCFQTVVNVGASIGMLPTKGLTLPFISYGGSSLWVMTTAAMILIRIDHERRLSSIQAVQGKVNK; encoded by the coding sequence ATGCATAAGGATGAGCGACAATTAAGTCTATTTGGCACAAATGTCACTTGGCGTTGGCCTAACCTTATTAAAGACAGAGATCCTCTTGGGGTGCAGTTGTATGACAGAACTCTGTTGATAACGGTACTTGGTTTAATCAGTTTTGGTTTTGTCATGGTGATGTCAGCATCAATGCCTGAGGCACAGAGTTTGACAGGTAACCCTTATCATTTTGTGGTGAGACATGTGGCTTATCTTGTTGGTTGTGTGCTGATTATGGCTACCGTGTTGCAGGTTGAAATGCATCGTTGGCAGCAATTTAGTTCCACATTATTGCTCGTTGTAGGGATTATGTTAGTGCTTGTGATCCCTTTCGGGACTTCCGTCAATGGTGCTACTCGTTGGTTAGCAATTGGCCCGATTAGAATACAAGTTGCAGAATTGGCAAAGCTTGCTTTTGCGATCTATATGTCTGGGTACTTGGTTAGACGTCACCAGGAGATAAGAGAAAATGCTAAAGGCTTTTATAAGCCAATAGCCGTGTTTGCTGTCTATGCGATCTTGATTTTAATGCAGCCTGATTTAGGGACCGTAGTGGTATTATTTGTCGGCACTGTCGGGTTACTTTTTTTGGCTGGTGCTAGGTTACTCGATTTTTTTGCTTTGCTATTAACTGGCGTTATGGCTTTTGTCGCGCTGGTGCTATTAGAGCCTTATCGTATGCGACGTGTCACCTCTTTTATGGACCCATGGCAAGATCCATTTGGTAGCGGTTACCAGTTAACCCAATCTTTAATGGCATATGGGCGAGGTGATTGGTTTGGTCAGGGATTGGGTAATAGTATTCAGAAGCTGGAGTATTTACCTGAAGCTCACACAGATTTTATTTTTGCTGTGATAGGTGAAGAGCTCGGTTTCGTTGGTATTATCTTAGTGCTGATGGCATTACTTTTTGTCGCATTAAGAGCGATTAAACTGGGTAATTTGTGTATCCAAATAGATAAGCCTTTTGAGGGTTATCTTGCTTATGCGATAGGAATATGGTTTTGCTTTCAAACGGTAGTCAATGTTGGAGCGAGTATCGGTATGTTGCCCACCAAAGGTTTGACGCTGCCTTTTATTAGTTATGGTGGCAGTAGTTTATGGGTCATGACAACGGCTGCGATGATATTAATTCGAATTGACCATGAACGTCGATTAAGTTCCATCCAAGCAGTTCAAGGAAAAGTGAATAAATGA
- a CDS encoding cell division protein FtsQ/DivIB — MSWAEAGQRWRQKLTQVDWYLCCGVLFLLSVMLGLAIGARQLNLIVNDADALPIESVAVKGERDKTSDEEIQIALRDLMKRSFFSADVNQVQAALEALPWVYQASVRREWPSKLKVYLVEQQVVAHWNNDAWLNVHGQVFEAPKRDQMDELPSLAGPEGQSNLVLTTFRQVSELLKINGLNLKSLHLSPRHAWHGTLDNGIMLELGREDKMARIQRFINVYPVLIKQLKPVAKVDLRYDTGLAVGWENAQKESH; from the coding sequence GTGTCTTGGGCTGAGGCTGGTCAAAGGTGGAGACAAAAATTGACCCAGGTTGATTGGTACCTGTGTTGTGGGGTGCTCTTTCTGCTATCAGTGATGTTGGGCTTAGCAATAGGTGCTAGGCAGTTAAATCTCATTGTTAATGATGCAGATGCTTTGCCTATTGAATCTGTTGCGGTTAAGGGTGAACGAGATAAGACCTCTGATGAGGAAATACAAATAGCACTACGTGACTTGATGAAAAGAAGTTTTTTTTCTGCTGATGTTAATCAGGTACAAGCAGCGCTCGAGGCGCTTCCTTGGGTATATCAGGCGTCAGTGAGGCGAGAGTGGCCTTCAAAGTTGAAAGTGTATCTTGTAGAACAGCAAGTCGTTGCTCATTGGAACAATGATGCTTGGCTGAATGTCCATGGTCAGGTATTTGAGGCACCGAAAAGAGATCAAATGGATGAGTTACCTTCACTAGCAGGACCTGAAGGTCAGTCTAATTTAGTGTTAACTACATTTAGGCAGGTGAGTGAACTGTTAAAAATAAATGGCTTAAATTTAAAAAGTTTACATTTAAGTCCCAGACATGCTTGGCATGGCACGTTAGATAACGGGATCATGCTTGAGTTAGGTCGAGAAGATAAAATGGCTAGGATACAAAGGTTTATTAATGTGTATCCCGTGCTAATAAAGCAATTAAAACCTGTTGCTAAAGTTGATTTGCGCTATGACACCGGATTAGCCGTAGGTTGGGAAAATGCACAAAAAGAGAGCCATTAA
- the ftsA gene encoding cell division protein FtsA, whose protein sequence is MTKNQDRNLIVGLDIGTSKVAVIIGEVLPDGEISVIGLGNHQSRGMDKGGVNDLDSIVRSVQRALDQAELMADCQVSSVYLGISGKHISCQNENGMVSINDEEVTQDDVDNVIHTARSVKIPTERRILHVLPQEYAIDVQDGIKSPIGMSGMRMEAKVHIVTCANDMAKNITKSVERCGLKVDDLVFSAIASADSVLTNDEKDLGVCLVDIGGGTTDLAVYTNGALRHCAVVPVAGNQVTNDIAKIFRTPLSHAEQIKVQFASARSAMVSREDSIEVPSVGGRPSRTMSRHTLAEVVEPRYQELFELVLRELRDSGLEDQVAAGIVLTGGTSSIEGAVDIAEAIFGMPVRVALPLPVKGLFEYVDQPIYSTGVGLLHYGARRVVERQFERPERQGVTSLWNRVQSWFKGEF, encoded by the coding sequence ATGACCAAGAATCAAGATAGAAATCTGATCGTTGGATTGGACATAGGAACCTCTAAGGTTGCTGTGATCATAGGTGAAGTACTACCCGATGGTGAGATCAGTGTCATAGGGTTAGGAAATCATCAATCCAGAGGGATGGATAAAGGTGGTGTTAATGATCTTGATTCAATTGTACGCAGTGTCCAGCGGGCATTAGACCAAGCTGAATTGATGGCAGATTGTCAAGTTTCATCGGTTTATTTAGGGATCTCAGGCAAACATATTAGCTGCCAGAATGAGAATGGTATGGTCTCAATCAATGATGAAGAGGTCACTCAGGATGATGTTGACAATGTCATACATACGGCTCGTTCAGTCAAAATACCAACAGAACGGCGTATTTTGCATGTGCTGCCACAGGAGTATGCCATTGATGTACAAGATGGTATTAAAAGTCCTATAGGTATGTCTGGTATGCGAATGGAAGCTAAGGTTCATATCGTGACTTGTGCCAATGATATGGCAAAGAATATAACTAAGAGCGTTGAACGCTGTGGGCTTAAAGTCGATGATCTGGTGTTTTCAGCGATAGCATCAGCTGATTCGGTCCTAACCAATGACGAGAAAGATTTAGGTGTTTGCTTGGTTGATATTGGTGGTGGCACAACAGATCTTGCCGTGTATACCAATGGGGCGCTACGTCACTGTGCCGTGGTTCCTGTTGCAGGTAACCAAGTGACGAACGATATTGCGAAAATTTTTCGTACGCCGCTTTCTCATGCAGAACAAATCAAAGTTCAATTTGCTAGCGCTCGTAGTGCGATGGTGAGTCGAGAAGACAGTATCGAGGTTCCCTCTGTCGGTGGCAGACCATCTAGAACGATGTCCAGACATACATTAGCAGAAGTGGTAGAGCCTAGATATCAGGAGTTATTTGAACTGGTATTACGAGAGTTAAGAGACTCAGGATTAGAAGATCAAGTTGCTGCTGGCATTGTTTTAACAGGGGGAACATCCTCTATTGAAGGAGCAGTAGATATTGCTGAAGCTATTTTTGGTATGCCGGTAAGAGTTGCATTACCGTTACCAGTGAAAGGGTTATTTGAATATGTTGACCAACCCATTTACTCCACAGGAGTTGGGTTGTTGCATTACGGGGCGAGAAGAGTTGTTGAGCGTCAGTTCGAGCGCCCAGAGCGTCAAGGGGTGACCAGTCTTTGGAATCGGGTTCAAAGTTGGTTTAAAGGTGAGTTTTAG
- the murD gene encoding UDP-N-acetylmuramoyl-L-alanine--D-glutamate ligase: protein MEKTKSHVVLGLGATGLSVVRYLCEQGISPLVMDSRYQPPGMDELTRLYPHVEFITGGFDCRYLVQAKQIIISPGIAVDTPEICAALDMGIEVIGDVELFARAIKDREPCVIGITGSNGKSTVTTLVGEMAQKAGLNYAVGGNIGVPVLDLLKEPKDLYILELSSFQLETTQSLNCIVATCLNISEDHMDRYTDLESYRQAKLSLYDQSKCALFNRDDQLTKPKDPMNLDSFGLSLSSDDGWGMNHGKLLHGSSEIMNLHDVALVGQHNHVNLLAAMALAYHVGIDNNSMIQVAMTFTGLAHRCELVAVHNGVSYVNDSKATNVGATVAALEGLSAHLGGVILIAGGDGKGADFRPLTSAIQGLSYLITLGKDGDEIATFFDGAMSVNSMSDAVKKASSLAKAGDIVLMSPACASLDMYDNFMARGEDFRTEVNALNNEQFDA, encoded by the coding sequence ATGGAGAAGACAAAATCTCATGTGGTATTAGGGTTAGGCGCGACTGGGCTTTCTGTTGTGCGTTATTTGTGTGAGCAAGGTATAAGCCCTTTGGTGATGGACAGTCGCTATCAACCTCCTGGTATGGATGAACTGACTCGTTTATACCCGCATGTAGAGTTCATTACAGGGGGATTTGATTGCCGTTATCTGGTGCAAGCTAAGCAAATTATTATTAGTCCAGGTATTGCTGTAGATACCCCTGAAATTTGTGCAGCGCTAGACATGGGTATTGAAGTGATTGGTGATGTTGAGTTGTTTGCTCGTGCGATTAAGGATAGAGAGCCTTGCGTTATAGGGATCACAGGGTCCAATGGTAAATCGACCGTCACTACGTTAGTTGGGGAAATGGCACAAAAAGCGGGTTTGAATTATGCCGTCGGTGGCAACATAGGGGTCCCCGTTTTAGATCTGCTGAAGGAACCTAAAGATCTTTATATCTTGGAGTTGTCCAGTTTTCAGCTAGAGACAACCCAAAGCTTAAATTGTATCGTGGCGACTTGTCTAAATATCAGTGAAGATCATATGGACCGCTACACAGACCTTGAATCTTATCGGCAAGCTAAATTGTCATTATATGATCAAAGTAAATGCGCGTTGTTTAATCGAGATGATCAACTCACTAAACCTAAAGATCCCATGAATCTGGATAGTTTTGGTTTATCGCTGTCATCTGATGATGGCTGGGGAATGAATCATGGCAAGCTCCTACACGGTTCGAGTGAAATCATGAATTTGCACGATGTTGCTCTAGTTGGCCAGCATAATCATGTCAATTTACTTGCTGCTATGGCGTTAGCCTATCATGTGGGCATTGACAATAATTCAATGATCCAAGTTGCAATGACTTTTACCGGCTTAGCACACCGATGTGAGTTGGTTGCTGTTCACAATGGAGTGTCTTACGTCAATGACTCTAAAGCTACTAATGTTGGCGCTACTGTTGCAGCACTTGAAGGGCTAAGCGCTCATCTTGGCGGTGTTATTTTAATTGCTGGTGGAGATGGAAAAGGTGCTGATTTTAGACCGCTGACCTCTGCGATTCAAGGGCTTTCTTATCTGATCACTTTAGGTAAAGACGGCGATGAAATTGCGACTTTTTTTGACGGAGCGATGAGTGTGAACTCTATGTCAGATGCCGTTAAAAAAGCAAGCTCACTTGCTAAAGCTGGTGATATCGTCTTGATGTCACCAGCATGCGCAAGTTTAGATATGTATGATAATTTTATGGCCAGAGGTGAGGATTTTAGAACTGAGGTAAATGCATTGAATAATGAGCAATTTGATGCATAA